In one Streptomyces sp. NBC_01241 genomic region, the following are encoded:
- a CDS encoding RNA polymerase sigma-70 factor, translated as MTGDPFVAHRSLLFTVAYEMLGSAADAEDVLQESWLRWAEVDQSRVSDARAYLVRTVTRQALNRLRTLARSREDYVGEWLPEPLLTSPDVAEDVELAESVSIAMLTVLETLGPTERAVFVLREVFEMPYGEIAEAIGKSAAAVRQIARRAREHVAARRPRVQVSRSEQQAVVGRFLFALRTGQLQELVEVMAPDVVLIADGGGLAAAALAPIHGVELVAKVLARTNRVEAAVLATTAVWLNGAPAGRIEIDGELATAVSLVVENGQVTRVYLVRNPRKLTRLDEPAELARGVS; from the coding sequence ATGACTGGGGACCCGTTCGTCGCCCATCGCAGCCTGCTGTTCACAGTTGCCTACGAGATGCTCGGCTCCGCGGCCGACGCGGAGGACGTGCTGCAGGAGTCCTGGCTGCGGTGGGCCGAGGTCGACCAGTCGCGGGTGAGCGACGCGCGGGCGTACCTCGTCAGGACCGTCACGCGGCAGGCGCTCAACCGGCTGCGGACGTTGGCGCGCAGCCGCGAGGACTATGTCGGCGAGTGGCTGCCGGAACCGTTGCTGACCAGTCCTGATGTCGCCGAGGACGTAGAGCTCGCGGAGAGCGTCTCGATCGCGATGCTGACCGTTCTTGAAACGCTAGGGCCGACGGAGCGGGCGGTGTTCGTGCTCCGCGAGGTCTTCGAAATGCCGTACGGCGAGATCGCCGAGGCCATCGGGAAGTCCGCGGCCGCGGTGCGGCAGATCGCGCGGCGTGCCCGCGAGCATGTGGCGGCCCGGCGGCCGCGGGTGCAGGTGAGCCGGTCGGAGCAGCAGGCCGTGGTGGGGCGGTTCCTGTTTGCATTGCGCACCGGGCAGTTGCAGGAGCTGGTGGAGGTCATGGCGCCGGACGTGGTCTTGATTGCCGATGGTGGCGGGCTGGCGGCCGCCGCTCTGGCTCCGATCCACGGGGTCGAGCTCGTGGCGAAGGTGCTCGCGCGCACGAACCGGGTGGAAGCGGCCGTGCTCGCGACGACGGCCGTGTGGCTCAACGGCGCACCTGCGGGCCGGATCGAGATCGACGGCGAGTTGGCCACAGCGGTGAGCCTCGTGGTGGAGAACGGGCAGGTCACCCGGGTCTACTTGGTGAGAAACCCGCGGAAGCTGACGAGACTGGACGAACCGGCTGAACTCGCCAGGGGGGTGTCGTGA
- a CDS encoding IS3 family transposase — translation MCRFIDAEKAAEANPDGYSVALLCRVTGINRSTYYSWLAARPAAAERQCAENELTEEIREIHASSRGAYGAPRVHAALRRKGHAINRKKVERIMRERDIRGVTRRRRRHLTQQDTKAAPAPDLVGRDFTATRSGTKLVGDITYLPTIEGWWYLATVMDLATREVIGYAMAEHHRAELVTDALRMAASRGDLQGGCIMHTDRGSEYTSGEFRHELRELNLRQSMGRTGICYDNAAAESFFGLLKAEIGTAVWESREAARADVFRFIEVEYNRTRLRKHPEFGYLTPLETRARLQHDFTPAA, via the coding sequence CTGTGCCGATTCATCGACGCGGAGAAGGCCGCCGAGGCCAACCCCGACGGCTACAGCGTGGCTTTGCTGTGCCGCGTCACGGGGATCAACCGCTCCACCTACTACTCCTGGCTGGCGGCCCGGCCGGCAGCGGCCGAACGGCAGTGTGCCGAGAACGAGTTGACCGAGGAGATCCGCGAGATCCACGCCTCCTCACGGGGTGCCTACGGAGCCCCGCGCGTACACGCCGCGCTGCGGCGCAAGGGCCATGCGATCAACCGGAAGAAGGTCGAGCGGATCATGCGCGAGCGCGACATCCGCGGCGTCACCCGCCGCAGACGCCGCCACCTGACGCAGCAGGACACCAAGGCCGCACCGGCTCCGGACCTGGTCGGCCGCGACTTCACCGCTACCCGGTCCGGCACGAAGCTCGTCGGCGACATCACCTATCTGCCGACGATCGAGGGCTGGTGGTATCTCGCGACCGTCATGGACCTGGCGACGCGCGAGGTGATCGGGTACGCGATGGCCGAACACCACCGTGCCGAGCTGGTCACCGACGCGCTGCGGATGGCCGCCAGCCGCGGCGACCTTCAGGGCGGCTGCATCATGCACACCGATCGCGGAAGCGAGTACACAAGTGGCGAATTCCGCCACGAGCTGCGGGAGTTGAACCTGAGGCAGAGCATGGGACGAACCGGCATATGCTACGATAACGCCGCAGCCGAGAGCTTCTTCGGACTGCTGAAAGCGGAGATCGGCACCGCCGTCTGGGAGAGCCGTGAGGCGGCCCGCGCCGACGTCTTCCGCTTCATCGAGGTCGAGTACAACCGCACCAGGCTCCGCAAGCACCCCGAGTTCGGGTACCTCACCCCGCTCGAAACCCGAGCCAGGCTGCAGCACGACTTCACCCCCGCAGCGTAA
- a CDS encoding transposase: MSGKSNMSKRYTSEFKRDAVALVRSSGRNVTEVARELGVSPEGLRGWVKQAKADRGEGAPGALTTAEKEELQRLRRENREQQQTIEILKKAAAFFAKETMK, encoded by the coding sequence TTGAGTGGCAAGAGCAACATGAGCAAGCGGTACACGTCGGAGTTCAAGCGGGACGCGGTGGCACTGGTCCGGTCGTCAGGGCGGAATGTCACCGAGGTTGCCCGGGAACTCGGTGTGAGTCCGGAGGGGCTTCGCGGCTGGGTGAAGCAGGCGAAGGCCGACCGCGGCGAGGGGGCGCCCGGCGCGCTGACCACGGCGGAGAAGGAAGAGCTCCAGCGGCTGCGCAGGGAGAACCGGGAACAGCAGCAGACGATCGAGATCTTGAAAAAAGCAGCGGCCTTCTTCGCGAAGGAGACGATGAAGTAG
- a CDS encoding pyridoxamine 5'-phosphate oxidase family protein, producing the protein MLWTEFAEQEPDLARRGRVLLAEEHGYVYLSTVAADGGPRLHPVAPLLSDHGLFVAVTRRSPKLADLRSEPRIALHSTVLPPDDEEFSVRGVVREVEDVVARKAAVVGARGGAQLSDALALFEVGWARWSQGRPTRERWRATGVSSSG; encoded by the coding sequence GTGCTATGGACAGAGTTCGCCGAACAGGAGCCTGATCTCGCCCGGCGGGGACGGGTATTGCTCGCCGAGGAGCACGGTTATGTCTATCTGTCGACCGTGGCCGCAGACGGTGGCCCCCGGCTTCACCCCGTGGCTCCCCTTCTGAGTGATCACGGGTTGTTCGTCGCTGTGACGCGTCGCTCGCCGAAGTTGGCTGATCTCCGCAGCGAACCGCGAATAGCGCTGCATTCCACCGTGTTGCCGCCGGACGACGAGGAGTTCTCGGTGCGTGGGGTCGTCCGCGAGGTGGAGGACGTCGTCGCGCGGAAGGCTGCTGTAGTCGGGGCGCGGGGTGGTGCGCAGTTGTCCGATGCTTTGGCGCTTTTCGAGGTGGGGTGGGCTCGGTGGTCACAGGGAAGACCGACCCGTGAGCGTTGGCGGGCTACGGGCGTCAGCTCCTCCGGTTAG
- a CDS encoding IS630 family transposase, protein MSHRGPRAVEVVLSEEERAELSRWVGGGAGSRPAERARIVLSCADGASSSQVAADLGVNVATVRKWRSRFVDLRMAGLVDEPRPGRRKSELVLSKTERAQLTRWAKRAKTAQFLALRAKIVLRCAEGRTNKQVATELGVAQATVNRWRSRFVTGRLDGLMDERRPGRPPSILLDQVEDVVVATLESTPGRDTHWSRASMAKRTGLSKSTIGRIWKRFDLKPHLQDSFKLSADPQFVDKVVDVVGLYHNPPEKAVVLCVDEKSQIQALDRSQPVLPMMPGMPERRTHDYLRHGITSLFAAFNIADGTVIGELHRRHRAIEFKKFLVTIDKAVRSELDVHLVCDNYATHNTPEIKTWLARHPRFHVHFTPTGSSWINQVERWFGLLTDKLIRRGVHTSVKALEDDIKAWIATWNEDPKPFTWTKTADEILNSLADYLAKITPPSTES, encoded by the coding sequence ATGTCGCATCGGGGTCCGCGTGCTGTCGAGGTCGTACTGTCCGAGGAGGAGCGCGCTGAGTTGTCGCGTTGGGTGGGTGGTGGGGCGGGATCTCGTCCGGCTGAGCGCGCGCGGATCGTCCTGTCTTGCGCGGATGGCGCGTCAAGTTCCCAGGTGGCGGCTGACTTGGGCGTGAACGTGGCGACGGTACGCAAGTGGCGCTCCCGGTTCGTGGACCTACGGATGGCGGGCTTGGTCGACGAGCCGCGGCCGGGCCGGCGCAAGTCGGAGCTGGTACTCAGCAAGACCGAGCGCGCGCAGTTGACCCGCTGGGCGAAGCGGGCGAAGACTGCGCAGTTCCTGGCGCTGCGCGCGAAGATTGTGCTGCGGTGTGCGGAGGGCAGGACGAACAAGCAGGTCGCCACCGAACTCGGGGTGGCGCAGGCGACGGTCAACCGCTGGCGGTCGAGGTTCGTCACCGGTCGCCTGGACGGGCTGATGGACGAACGGCGTCCGGGACGGCCCCCGTCGATCCTGCTCGACCAGGTCGAGGACGTCGTCGTGGCGACCTTGGAGTCGACGCCGGGCAGGGACACACACTGGTCGCGCGCCTCGATGGCCAAACGCACCGGACTGTCGAAATCCACCATCGGGCGGATCTGGAAGAGGTTCGACCTCAAGCCGCACCTGCAGGACTCCTTCAAACTCTCCGCCGATCCGCAGTTCGTCGACAAGGTCGTCGATGTCGTCGGCCTGTACCACAACCCGCCCGAAAAGGCGGTGGTGCTCTGCGTGGACGAGAAGAGCCAGATACAAGCTCTGGACCGCTCCCAGCCGGTGCTGCCGATGATGCCGGGCATGCCCGAGCGTCGCACCCACGACTACCTGCGGCACGGCATCACCAGCCTGTTCGCCGCCTTCAACATCGCCGACGGCACCGTCATCGGTGAACTCCACCGCCGCCACCGGGCGATCGAGTTCAAGAAGTTCCTGGTCACGATAGACAAGGCCGTCCGCAGCGAGCTCGACGTGCACCTGGTGTGCGACAACTACGCGACCCACAACACTCCAGAGATCAAGACCTGGCTGGCCAGGCACCCTCGCTTCCACGTGCACTTCACCCCCACCGGCTCGTCCTGGATAAACCAAGTCGAGCGCTGGTTCGGCCTGTTGACCGACAAGCTCATCCGCCGCGGCGTCCACACTTCCGTAAAGGCGCTGGAAGACGACATCAAAGCGTGGATCGCAACCTGGAACGAGGACCCGAAGCCCTTCACCTGGACGAAGACCGCCGACGAGATCCTCAACTCACTCGCCGACTACCTCGCCAAGATCACCCCACCCAGCACCGAATCCTGA
- a CDS encoding IS701 family transposase has translation MTPEEMETVRPRLEAFAAEMLGSLARRDQRAKGELYLRGLMLDGKRKSMQPMAERLGVDHQQLQQFVSSSTWNWGKVRERLARWAAAHISPEAYAIDDVGFPKDGYDSPGVARMYCGALGKRGNCQVGVSVNLVSDRASSAVDWRLFLPESWDDAKNADDALLAEAIRRRRTKAGIPDSERHREKWRLALDMLDEVRGDWELPDLPVVADAGYGDATGFREGLSERGLAYAVAVKGSTTAYPGDAVPRRPPYSGQGRPPGPAYPDPHTTLRQLALDEGRSTLRTVTWRQGSKTTRNNPRAEMRSRFLALRVRPANRTIRRAVDGSLPECWLLAEWPPGAAEPTDYWLSTLPADTPLRELVRICKIRWRIEHDYRELKDGLGLDHFEGRNFPGWHRHTTLASLAQAFCTLLRLDPKAPAPA, from the coding sequence GTGACACCTGAGGAGATGGAGACGGTCCGCCCGCGCTTGGAGGCGTTCGCGGCGGAGATGCTCGGTTCACTGGCGCGGCGGGACCAGCGGGCCAAGGGTGAGTTGTACCTGCGCGGGCTGATGCTGGACGGTAAGCGCAAGTCGATGCAGCCGATGGCCGAGCGTCTGGGTGTGGACCATCAGCAGCTCCAGCAGTTCGTCTCCTCTTCCACCTGGAACTGGGGCAAGGTCCGTGAGCGGCTGGCCCGTTGGGCTGCGGCTCACATCTCGCCCGAGGCGTACGCGATCGATGACGTGGGCTTCCCCAAGGACGGCTACGACTCGCCGGGGGTGGCGCGGATGTACTGCGGCGCGCTGGGCAAGCGCGGAAACTGCCAGGTCGGGGTCAGTGTCAACCTGGTGTCCGACCGTGCCTCCTCGGCGGTCGACTGGCGTCTGTTCCTGCCCGAGAGCTGGGACGACGCCAAGAACGCGGACGATGCGCTGCTGGCCGAGGCGATCCGCCGCCGCCGGACGAAGGCCGGCATCCCCGACAGCGAGCGGCACCGGGAGAAGTGGCGCCTGGCCCTGGACATGCTGGACGAGGTTCGCGGGGACTGGGAACTGCCCGACCTGCCGGTGGTCGCCGACGCCGGCTACGGGGACGCGACAGGCTTTCGCGAGGGCCTGAGCGAACGTGGGCTGGCCTACGCGGTCGCGGTCAAGGGCAGCACCACCGCCTACCCGGGTGACGCCGTCCCCCGGCGCCCGCCCTACAGCGGCCAGGGCCGCCCGCCCGGCCCGGCGTACCCCGACCCCCACACCACCTTGCGCCAACTCGCCCTGGACGAAGGACGATCCACGCTACGGACGGTGACCTGGCGCCAGGGCAGCAAGACCACCAGGAACAACCCCCGCGCCGAGATGCGCTCACGATTCCTCGCACTGCGCGTCCGCCCGGCCAACCGCACGATCCGCCGCGCCGTGGACGGTTCCCTGCCCGAGTGCTGGCTGCTGGCCGAGTGGCCGCCCGGCGCCGCCGAGCCCACCGACTACTGGCTGTCCACCCTGCCCGCCGACACCCCACTGCGCGAGCTGGTCCGCATCTGCAAGATCCGCTGGCGCATCGAGCACGACTACCGCGAACTCAAGGACGGCCTGGGCCTGGACCACTTCGAGGGCCGCAACTTCCCCGGCTGGCACCGCCACACCACCCTCGCCTCCCTCGCCCAAGCCTTCTGCACCCTGCTCAGACTCGACCCAAAAGCCCCTGCGCCGGCCTGA
- a CDS encoding discoidin domain-containing protein has translation MRVFDAPDLALHRPATASSSETASLGPENATDGDPGSRWASAYHNGEWIQVDLGRAQPVRRVLLDWETASGQDYDIQVSDDGVKWKTAAAVRDKPAGARVDDLTYAPASGRYVRMQGIKRTSSFGCSLRRFEVRAASPESNLLRR, from the coding sequence ATGCGTGTCTTCGACGCGCCAGATCTGGCGCTGCACCGGCCGGCCACCGCGTCTTCGTCCGAAACAGCCAGTCTGGGACCGGAGAACGCCACCGACGGGGACCCCGGAAGCCGGTGGGCCAGCGCTTACCACAACGGCGAATGGATCCAGGTGGACCTGGGCCGCGCACAGCCGGTCCGACGCGTCCTGCTCGACTGGGAGACGGCGTCCGGACAGGACTACGACATCCAGGTCTCCGACGACGGGGTGAAGTGGAAGACAGCCGCCGCCGTCCGGGACAAGCCTGCAGGCGCGCGCGTGGACGACCTCACCTACGCGCCCGCCTCGGGCCGGTACGTGCGCATGCAAGGCATCAAGCGCACGTCGTCCTTCGGCTGTTCGCTCCGGCGATTCGAGGTCCGGGCCGCGAGCCCGGAGTCGAACCTCCTGCGCCGCTGA
- a CDS encoding BTAD domain-containing putative transcriptional regulator → MTTSAGGAAGADRVRDPDTVARLAESALRQGQYNQALRHVATLPADALLPAELAWRLGRVLHQRGEFEGAESLYERAAADAGDADQAQLLAGRSAARWARGDRTLARSLADEAVRAAEQSRDDAALAAAYLAQALVAFSEGDRAANEHAYARAYAAAERAGDIGLQLRIRSNVGSRLVEEGRLREAVDALTEAIRLGEGAPQQTLLALALHNRAEAWLGLSDLNAARADADRALTLWQREGSPLAAFGLLMIARVHLTRGSAWQATATYREAVAMAEPDGNAQVVAQAWAGLARTCYADDPGEAARYAELSLTLPSAAGPVTGELAAGWVALCSGDTASAAQYAADVRSEAGRRRDPAGLAEAMELAALAAYRGDSAAMPGRPTARRAAGLVEAAAVWADTGNEVALATNALLRARHAGDRLSEDVAWQRLHRLGVCDDVWHIAGPLAAIGPPPVPEVAVQTLGHLAVLLSGTPVPPAGWQSRKARELVKVLAGQLGRPVTRTALAALLWPQTPSEVANRRLSVLISTVRAVLDPARRHPANRFLVTDPSSVRLNTGHVVLDTVRFHDAARAAIAANAAIEGNRDTAAGGDMVARLEVVVGMYTGDFGDDGELTGEWSERPRAAFAELHRDVVRTLARRCLRLDRYDAAAGWYLRLIGEDGYDESAHLGLIAALSAAGRHGEARRRYRDYAKRMHEIDVHPVPFPTA, encoded by the coding sequence GTGACCACCAGCGCGGGAGGGGCTGCGGGTGCTGACCGGGTGCGCGACCCCGATACTGTCGCGCGACTGGCGGAGTCGGCCCTGCGACAGGGGCAGTACAACCAGGCGCTGCGGCATGTCGCGACGCTCCCGGCGGATGCGCTGCTGCCTGCCGAACTGGCCTGGAGGCTCGGCCGCGTACTCCATCAGCGGGGCGAGTTCGAGGGCGCCGAGTCGCTGTACGAACGCGCGGCCGCCGATGCCGGGGACGCGGACCAGGCCCAGTTGCTGGCCGGCCGGTCGGCAGCACGCTGGGCCCGTGGTGACCGGACGCTGGCACGGAGCCTCGCCGACGAGGCGGTACGGGCTGCCGAGCAGAGCCGCGACGACGCTGCGCTGGCGGCGGCCTATCTCGCCCAGGCGCTGGTCGCCTTCAGTGAGGGCGACCGCGCCGCCAACGAACACGCCTACGCCAGGGCCTACGCAGCGGCCGAACGGGCCGGGGACATAGGCCTGCAGCTGCGGATCCGCTCCAACGTCGGCTCCCGCCTGGTCGAGGAGGGGCGTCTGCGCGAGGCGGTCGACGCCCTCACCGAGGCTATCCGCCTCGGTGAGGGCGCCCCCCAGCAGACGCTGCTCGCACTGGCCCTGCACAACCGCGCCGAGGCCTGGCTGGGGCTCAGCGATCTCAACGCCGCCCGCGCCGACGCCGATCGTGCGCTCACCCTGTGGCAGCGGGAGGGCTCACCGCTGGCCGCGTTCGGACTGCTGATGATCGCCCGGGTGCACCTGACCCGGGGCTCCGCCTGGCAGGCGACGGCGACCTACCGCGAGGCCGTGGCGATGGCCGAGCCGGATGGCAACGCCCAGGTCGTGGCGCAAGCATGGGCGGGGCTGGCGCGTACCTGCTACGCCGACGATCCGGGCGAGGCGGCGCGGTACGCGGAGTTGTCCCTCACGCTTCCGAGCGCCGCCGGGCCGGTCACCGGCGAGTTGGCCGCAGGCTGGGTCGCACTGTGCAGCGGAGACACCGCCTCGGCCGCCCAGTACGCCGCAGACGTCCGCTCAGAGGCCGGCCGCCGCCGCGACCCGGCCGGGCTGGCCGAGGCGATGGAACTCGCCGCGCTCGCTGCATACCGGGGTGATTCGGCCGCGATGCCGGGGCGCCCTACCGCACGCCGTGCCGCCGGGCTGGTGGAGGCGGCCGCGGTCTGGGCCGACACGGGCAACGAGGTGGCACTGGCCACCAACGCACTGCTGCGGGCGCGCCACGCAGGCGACCGGCTGTCCGAGGACGTCGCCTGGCAGCGGCTGCACCGGCTGGGGGTGTGCGACGACGTCTGGCACATCGCCGGGCCGCTGGCAGCGATCGGTCCGCCGCCGGTCCCCGAGGTTGCCGTGCAGACCCTGGGCCACTTGGCGGTACTGCTCTCCGGAACCCCCGTCCCCCCGGCCGGATGGCAGTCGCGGAAGGCCCGTGAGCTCGTCAAGGTGCTGGCGGGTCAGCTGGGAAGACCGGTCACCCGGACCGCGCTCGCCGCCCTGTTGTGGCCGCAGACACCTTCGGAGGTGGCCAACCGCCGTCTTTCGGTGCTGATTTCGACGGTGCGCGCGGTCCTCGACCCGGCGCGGCGGCATCCGGCCAACCGCTTTCTGGTCACCGATCCCTCCAGCGTGCGGCTCAACACGGGGCACGTCGTCCTCGACACGGTCCGGTTCCACGACGCGGCCCGTGCGGCCATCGCGGCGAACGCCGCGATCGAGGGCAACCGGGACACGGCGGCCGGCGGCGACATGGTGGCGCGCCTGGAAGTGGTCGTCGGCATGTACACCGGCGACTTCGGCGACGACGGCGAGCTCACCGGGGAGTGGAGCGAACGCCCGCGCGCGGCCTTCGCCGAGCTGCACCGCGACGTCGTCCGTACTCTCGCCCGCCGCTGCCTGCGGCTGGACCGCTACGACGCGGCAGCCGGCTGGTACCTGCGCCTGATCGGCGAGGACGGCTACGACGAGTCGGCCCACCTCGGACTGATCGCCGCACTCTCCGCGGCGGGCCGGCACGGCGAAGCCCGCCGCCGCTACCGGGACTACGCCAAGCGGATGCACGAGATCGATGTCCACCCCGTCCCCTTCCCCACGGCGTGA
- a CDS encoding IS110 family transposase, whose translation MILLGVDPHKSTHTATAVEPVSNQQVGSMRIEASLADYRRLLAWAKRWPQRKWAVENANGLGRHLAQWLIARGESVVDVPAAATSRVRELSRGGRRKNDQIDAAAAATVAYLQGEGRDLAPEDHTTALALLDERRVNLAQARVRTVNQLHALLRDLLPGGAPTQLSADLAAKLLRSVRPAGDIETVRKDIAWDLVAEIRKLDKQLTDNAARMQSLVEASSSTLMDTPGIGPVMAARLIGRTGRAHRFSTSAAFANYAGAAPVEIASADKARHRLSRSGDRQLNSVLHTIAVVQIRMPKSPGHAYYQRKLSEGKTPKEAKRCLKRRLADHVWRVMIADERKAKSLPNQGT comes from the coding sequence GTGATACTGCTCGGTGTCGACCCACACAAGTCCACCCACACCGCCACCGCCGTCGAGCCGGTCTCGAACCAGCAGGTCGGGTCGATGCGGATCGAGGCCAGTCTGGCGGACTACCGGCGGCTGCTGGCCTGGGCCAAGCGGTGGCCACAGCGGAAGTGGGCTGTGGAGAACGCCAACGGCCTGGGCCGGCATCTCGCCCAGTGGCTCATCGCCCGCGGTGAGAGCGTCGTCGACGTGCCTGCCGCGGCGACCAGCCGGGTGCGCGAACTTTCCCGCGGTGGACGGCGTAAGAACGACCAGATAGACGCAGCGGCCGCAGCCACCGTTGCTTATCTGCAGGGAGAAGGGCGGGATCTCGCGCCTGAGGATCACACCACGGCGCTGGCCCTCCTGGACGAACGGCGTGTGAACCTGGCCCAGGCCCGGGTGCGCACGGTCAACCAGCTCCACGCGCTGCTGCGTGACCTGCTGCCCGGCGGCGCCCCGACCCAGCTGTCCGCGGACCTGGCCGCCAAACTGCTGCGATCCGTCCGCCCCGCCGGCGATATCGAGACCGTCCGGAAGGACATCGCCTGGGACCTGGTCGCCGAGATCCGGAAACTGGACAAGCAGCTCACGGACAACGCTGCCCGGATGCAGAGCCTGGTAGAGGCATCGAGCAGCACGCTGATGGACACCCCGGGCATCGGGCCGGTCATGGCCGCTCGGCTGATCGGCCGCACCGGACGGGCTCACCGCTTCTCCACCTCGGCGGCATTCGCGAACTATGCCGGTGCCGCCCCGGTGGAGATCGCCAGCGCGGACAAAGCCCGCCACCGGCTCTCCCGCTCCGGCGACCGCCAGCTCAACTCCGTCCTCCACACCATCGCGGTCGTGCAGATACGGATGCCGAAATCACCCGGACACGCCTACTACCAGCGCAAACTCTCCGAGGGTAAGACGCCGAAGGAAGCGAAGCGGTGCCTGAAACGCCGCCTGGCCGACCACGTGTGGCGCGTCATGATCGCCGATGAGCGAAAAGCCAAGTCGCTCCCTAACCAAGGGACTTGA
- a CDS encoding DDE-type integrase/transposase/recombinase — MLMGRLNGERGTRRGAEVAGRRLDVPEHLATSGLFGRQPAVSVTLWGRHLACAAALGLAPRAVALPVASAPSRCWVADFTHVATWSGVVYVAFIVDTFSRRIVGWSASTAKETKLVLNALKMALRQRDRDGFT, encoded by the coding sequence ATGCTGATGGGCAGACTGAACGGCGAGCGCGGCACCCGGCGGGGCGCCGAGGTCGCGGGCCGCCGGCTGGATGTGCCTGAACACCTCGCCACGAGTGGGCTGTTCGGCCGACAGCCCGCCGTCTCGGTTACCCTGTGGGGTCGGCATCTGGCTTGCGCGGCGGCGCTCGGCCTCGCCCCACGCGCGGTGGCCCTCCCGGTCGCCAGTGCCCCCAGCCGCTGCTGGGTCGCTGACTTCACGCACGTCGCCACCTGGAGCGGGGTCGTCTACGTCGCCTTCATCGTGGACACCTTCTCCCGTCGCATCGTCGGCTGGTCAGCCTCCACCGCCAAGGAGACCAAGCTCGTCCTGAACGCGCTGAAGATGGCCCTGCGGCAACGCGATCGTGATGGATTCACTTAG
- a CDS encoding DUF3558 family protein, with amino-acid sequence MLIRAVDRPGQYGAGAAALARRRVGGGDKEVWLMMSRRRLRHAPVLTVTLLVTLAAAGCGGSGDGAPSAADRPRSDATDRTGDSGGAPAKRPPADPCGLISVQEVQQLGGASVTAKTSEFNTTGCEYSHEGVLISSTVRGDEAKAFADDTLAGAHKKPLSGVGDEAYSYDASDHGTFAVLFRKSGTWVAMTVVADRADNAGRLNELARTVAARI; translated from the coding sequence ATGCTGATCAGGGCGGTGGACCGGCCCGGACAGTACGGGGCCGGAGCTGCCGCCCTCGCACGGCGCAGAGTCGGCGGCGGTGACAAGGAGGTCTGGCTGATGATGTCCCGAAGACGCTTGCGGCATGCTCCGGTGCTGACCGTGACGCTGCTCGTGACGCTCGCCGCAGCCGGGTGCGGCGGCTCCGGCGATGGGGCTCCCTCGGCTGCCGACCGGCCGCGGTCGGACGCCACGGACCGCACAGGCGACAGCGGCGGAGCCCCTGCGAAAAGGCCGCCGGCGGACCCCTGCGGGCTCATCTCCGTCCAAGAGGTCCAGCAGTTGGGAGGCGCGTCCGTCACGGCGAAGACTAGCGAGTTCAACACCACGGGCTGCGAGTACTCGCACGAAGGGGTGCTGATCTCCTCGACTGTACGGGGCGACGAAGCCAAGGCCTTCGCCGACGACACTCTCGCGGGAGCCCACAAGAAGCCGCTCTCCGGCGTGGGCGACGAGGCCTACTCCTACGACGCCTCCGATCACGGGACCTTCGCCGTGCTCTTCCGGAAGTCGGGGACCTGGGTGGCGATGACCGTGGTGGCGGACAGGGCGGACAACGCCGGGCGGCTGAACGAACTCGCCCGGACGGTGGCCGCGCGCATCTGA